The segment GCAGCTTCAGCAGCTTGTAATATTGCGGGGTAATATTGTCCTGGAAATAGGATTCCCACAGCTTGTTGAACAGCGCGCGCAGGAGCAGATCGATGGAAGAGGACTTACAGTCGCCGCCCATATGATGCTCGGTGGCCAGCAGCTCAAGCAGCTTTTGGCAATAGTCAGGGTCGCTAAGCGCAAAAGGAATGCCCAAGGGAAGCGGTGATTCCGTAATATAAGGCTCACTTGATTCAAAACGAATCCAGTCATTGATGAACTGGCCGGCGCAGGCCTGATAATAGACCTTCTGCTGCGGCTGGTAGAGAACTACGCTGTGCGCAGGGTATTGCTTGAGTCCGCCTTGCACCCAGAATAGCGCCGGAGTCTTGGTAATGACCAGGAGCCAATGCGCACCGGCGGGAACATCTACAACGAAATTCGAAGCGTGTGTCGTATTGCACTCGACATAGTGTATAAGGGCCATTTCGGTTCTCCTCCCGGCAAACATGCTTAATTATAGCATGGTTTTTTTGTGTTTTTGTCAATGCCGGATAAGTGAAGTAAAAATGTGAGCGTTGTCAATAAATAGGTGTCTCCCCCATAATGAAAGCGTAACCAAATAATGACCACAAACATTGAACTGGGGGTTGACTATGAACACAGGTACAAGAAAAGGTCCGGGCCTACTGAAGAGTACTTCCATCCTGTTGTTGTCTGCACTTCTACTGTCTGCATGCTCAGGCAAGCTGGAGTCTGGTAACAGCGGCAAGGAGGCGGCGGCCGGTAATGATCCGAAGCCAAGCGCAGCTGTAGATGAGAGTCCACTCGGCAAATACGATCCTCCGATTGAGGTGTCGTTCGTCAGAGATCTGGGCGATGTGGTAGAGAATAACGTGCTTGGCGTATTGAAGGATGAGACGATTGATAACAACCGCTGGACCAAGCTGTATGAGGATCAGCTCGGGATCAAGATTAAGTATAACTGGATTGTAAAGGGCAGCCAGACCTCCGACCAATATCTCCAGAAGATTAACGTTACGTTGGCCTCCGGGGATCTGCCGGATGTAACGCCGGTCAACGCCACCCAGCTGAAGCAATTGGCTGATTCGGACCAGATTGAGGATATGACGGCGTTATACGAAAAGTATGCTTCCCCATTCACCAAGAAGGTGCTGTCGGGAGAAGGCACGAGTGTGTTCGATGCGGCGACCTTTGACGGCAAGCTGATGGCTATCCCGAGCCTGGAATCCTCCATTGAACGCTCGATGTATATCTGGATCCGGACCGACTGGCTGGAGAAGCTCGGTATGCAGCCGCCGAAGACGATGGCGGATGTCCTGGCGATCTCTGAAGCGTTCGCCGATAAGGACCCTGACGGTAACGGCAAGAAGGACACCTATGGCCTTGGCATCACCAAGGATCTGTGGGGCGGGGCGATGGGACTGGAAGGCTTCATGGCCGGGTATAATGCCTATCCGAATATCTGGCTGGAGGATGAGAACGGCAAGCTGGTATACGGCAGTATTCAGCCGGAAGTGAAGAAAGCGCTCCAGGTGCTGCAGGATATGGCCAAGAAGGGCCAGCTGGACCAGGAATTCGGCGTCAAGGACGGAGGCAAGGTCTCCGAGCTGATCTCCGCCGGCAAGATCGGGATGGAATACGGCGAGCAGTGGAATTCCATCTGGCCGCTGCAGCTGAACCGAGACAATGATCCCAAGGCGCAGTGGCAGGCCTTCCCGATTGTCTCGGAATCGGGCGACACGCCGAAGGTGCCGCTGAAATTCAGCACGACCCGCTTTTTCGCGGTCAAGAAAGGCGCTGCCCATCCGGAAGCAGTGATCAAATTGTTCAACCTCCATCTGGAGAAGAATTGGGGCGAGACAGCCGAATTCGATAAATACTTTGCGCCGCCGGAAGCGGAGAGTGTCTGGCAGCTGTCTCCGGTAACGCCATATCCGGTAACGAAGAACGTAGACGCGTTCCGTGAGATTGATGCCGCCCGCAAGGCCGGTGACTTCTCGAAGCTGGTGGGGGAAGCTAAGACCATCCAGGAGAAGCTGGAATCGTATGCTTCAGGCACTTCGGAAGGCTTCGCCCTGTGGGGCTGGGAACGGATCTATGGCGAGCAGGGCTCCATGGGCATAGCCGACCAGTACATCAAGAATGAGCAGTTCATTCAGGAGAAGTTCGTCGGCGCTCCGACTCCGACCATGGTCGAGCGCAAGACAACGCTTGAGAAGCAGCAGAATGAAATGTTTGTCAAAATCATTCTGGGTGACCCTATCGATAAGTTCGACCAGTTCGTGAAGGACTGGCAGAAGCTGGGCGGCGATCAAATTACGCAAGAGGTCAACGAATGGTACGCAGCGACTAAGAAATAAGGCGCCCCTGGAGGAAGAAAACGACCTTTTCTTCCTCCATTCCATTCTTGCCTGCAGATGTGGAGGATAACGATGAGAACAAAACTGCGAAAAGAACTGCCGCTTCATTTGATGCTTTTGCCGGGACTGGTGATGATCATTCTGTTCTCCTACGTCCCCATGGCCGGTGTCATGATCGCGTTCCAGAAATTCATCCCTGCCAAGGGCTTGTTCGGGGATCAGAAGTGGGTGGGTCTGGATAACTTCGAATATGTGATGAACCTGCCAAGCTTCACACAGGTGCTGTGGAATACGCTGTTTATTTCAAGTCTCAAGCTGATTCTGGGCCTGATTATTCCGCTGGTGTTCGCGATTCTGCTGAACGAGCTGGCCAGTAATGTAATCAAGCGTTCCGTACAGACAGCGATCTATCTGCCGTATTTCTTGTCCTGGGTCGTGCTTGGCGGCATCTTGATTGATATTCTGTCTCCATCGGGCGGGATTGTGAATGAATTCCTCGGATGGTTCGGTGTCTCCAAGATATTCTTCCTCGGCGACAATGACTGGTTCCCCTTCACGCTGATTGCTTCGGATGTGTGGAAGAACTTCGGCTACGGCACGATTGTATATCTGGCGGCCATAACGGGTATCGATCCCGGGTTATATGAAGCAGCTACCATTGACGGTGCGAACCGCTGGCACAAGACCTGGCATATTACCATTCCGGGCATCCGCATGGTCATCGTCCTGCTGTCGGTACTCAGTCTGGGACAGCTGTTGAATGCGGGCTTCGATCAGGTCTTCAATCTGTACAGTCCGCAGGTCTATGAGAGCGGGGATATCCTGGATACCTTCGTTTACCGGATCGGTCTGCTGGACGCACAGTACGGCGTAGCGACTGCCGTCGGCTTCTTTAAATCGATCATATCGCTTACCTTAATTTCCAGCTCGTATTTCCTGGCTTACCGTTTCGCCAAATACCGGATTTTTTAGAGGAGGGAGCTCCCTTGCAGCAACCGCTTACGCCTAAGCAGACAGACATAACTACTGTTCACCGTTCAAAAAAGTTCGACGGGATATCGGTGCTGAACGCCACCTTTCTCATTCTGGTCTCACTGCTCTGTATCCTCCCGCTCATTCATATTATAGCGGTGTCCTTCAGCTCCAGCGCGGCCGCCTCCGCAGGGTATGTCAGGCTCTGGCCGGTAGATTTCACATTCGCCTCGTATATGTATACGATGAGCCGCACAGAATTCTGGCAGTCGATGCTTGTATCGCTGACCCGGATCGGGATTGGGACGCCGCTGAACCTGTTGCTGACGATCCTCGTGGCCTACCCGCTATCCAAGGAATCACACGCTCTGCGGTTCCGCAGCGTCTATGCCTGGGCCTTCTTCGTCACGATGCTGTTCAACGGCGGGCTGATCCCCTGGTATACCACGCTCAAGGAGTACGGCCTGCTGGATTCCATCTGGGCGCTGGTGCTGCCCGGCGCAGTTCCTGTGTTCAGTGTGGTGCTGCTGCTTAACTTCTTCAGGGAGATTCCGAAGGAGCTGGAAGAGGCGGCGCTGATTGACGGGGCCGGCCACTTCCGGACGGTCTGGTCTATCTTCGTGCCGATCTCCAAGCCGGCGCTGGCTACACTGGCCTTGTTCTCGATGGTGGAACACTGGAACAGCTGGTTCGACGGCCTGCTGCTCATGGGGAATCCGGCCAACTATCCGCTGCAGAGCTATATTCAGACGATTGTAATCCAGCAGAACCTGTCGAATATGTCGCGCGATGCCATGCTTGATCTGGCGCTGATCTCGGACCGGACGCTGAAGTCTTCCCAGATCTTCCTCGGCTCCCTGCCGATTATTCTGGCCTATCCGTTCCTGCAGAAATATTTCGTGAAGGGGATTGTACTCGGCAGTGTCAAAGGTTAACCTCCCGGAAGTTATGCATAAGCCTGCGGCTCTCCCCGGATTCAGGCTATAATGGTGAAAATGATTGCTGGGGGCCTGGGATTGTTGTTCAAAAAGGATTACTCACTGCGCAATACAATATTTCTGCGGCTGATTGTGACCTTTCTGCTCATTATGCTGCCTATTCTTGTCTTCGCCGCTTATTTGTACCAGTGGATTGTGCAAACGGCCAGCAGCGATATCCGAAGCTCGGCCAGCGCGCAGACCGTCTTCTATTTAAATGATATGGAGAATGAGATCGAGCGGATGAAGCTGCTGCAATACAGCCTGCTGGAGGATGAGGATCTGAACAAGCTGGCTCTGACCTGGGAGACGCTGCCGACCATTGACCGCACGGAGAATCTGAACTCGCTGATGAAGCGGCTGTTCATCGTGCAGAACAGCAGCACGTATATCAAGGACGTCAGGGTTCATATCATGACTATAGGCCGGACCATCTCATCAGTCGGCGGCGTGCGTGAGATTGAACTGAAGCGCTTCCGCGAGATCCGCTCGGTCTTCGGGGACCGCCGTTCCCAGGTGATTGAGTGGGATGGCGGCCTGTACCTTAGTGCGATGAAGCAGCGGGGCATCAAGGGGGCGGAGCCGCTGCTGACGGTCGAGATTGAGCTGGACACCCAGGAGCTGCGGGCGGCGCTGGGCCAATTCAATACGTATCCCGGCAGTGGAACGCTGCTGCTCTCCGATAGTGCGAGATTCGCGCTCTATAGCATGACCGGCGGGCTGGCGCAGGCAGAACCGTCCCAGTATGCCCGGGATATCCGCGCGGTGGCCTCCGGGGAGAGGCTGAGGATCGCAGGTGCGCCTTATTATATCGTCCAGACCGGCTCACAGGAGCTTGGCTTGTCCATCTACCGGATCATCCCGGAGGCTATTATCAAGAATCCGCTGAGCAAATTCTATACCTGGGCCTGGGTGTTTGCCGTGGCTGCGCTTGCTATCATCATTGCTTTTGCACTATCGACCTACAAGTTCATTCATAAGCCGATGCTGACGCTGGTGAAGAGCTTCCGGAGAATGGAGCAGGGCGATCTGGACATTCATATCCAGCATGAGTCGAAGGATGAATTCCGTTATCTGTACAGCCGCTTCAACCAGATGGTCAGCAATCTGCACTCCCTGATCGACCAGGTGTACAAGCAGAAGATTATGGCCCAGCGGGCAGAGCTGAAGCAGCTGCAATCACAGATTAACCCGCATTTTCTGTATAACAGCTTCTTCATTCTGAACACAATGGCGAAGACCGGCGATACCGAGCGGATCGAACAGCTTACTACGATGCTAGGGGAATACTTCCAGTTTGTCACCCGGAACGCTTCCGATCTGGTGTCATTGGAGCAGGAGATTCACCATGCAAGGATGTATACAGAGATTCAGGCCATGCGCTTCTCCCGCAGAATTGGGGTCCGGTTCGATGCCTTGTCGGAGGAGCTGAAGAAGGTGCCCGTTCCGCGGCTGATTGTGCAGCCGATTATTGAGAACGCGTTCAAGCACAGCCTGGAAAAGAAGGCCATGGAGGGCCTGATCATTGTGCGTTTTGAGCAGGAGGATGCATGTATCCGCATCATTGTGGAGGACAACGGGGACCGGCTGACCGATGACACACTGGCGCAATTGAAAGAGTCCCTTCATGTCTATCAGGAGCATGCGGAGACCACCGGCCTAGTGAATATTCACCGGCGCATCCGCATAACCTTCGGGGAAGAGAGCGGCTTGCTGGCGGACCGGAGTGAGCTGGGCGGACTAAGGGTAACCATCCTGCTTAGAGCTGGAGGTGAGAATGCTGATGTACAGGATGCTTATCGTTGATGATGAAGAGATTATCACAGATGGACTGGCGGTAATTTTCGGCAAAATGGCGCTTGAGCTGGACATCTACAAGGCCTACTCGGGCCGTGAAGCGCTAAATCTGCTGCACCGGACCCGGGTGGATATTGTCCTGTCTGATATCTGCATGCCCGAGATGGACGGGCTGGAGCTGATGGAGCATATCCGCCGGAGCTGGCCGCAATGCAAAATCGTCTTCCTGACCGGACACAGCGACTTCAATTATGTCTACCAGGCGATTCAGGCTCCGGGCGTCCAGTATGTGCTCAAGAATGAAGGTTATCCGAAGCTGATTGAAGCGGTGATGCGTGCGCTGCAGGAATTGAACGACACCATGCAGGTGAATGATCTGATCCGTGAATCCAAGGAGCAGCTGAATACGCTGGAGACCTTGGCACAGGGCGATTATTTCCGCCATCTCATTCACAGCGTCAAGGCGGATCAGGATATGGCCGGGGACTTCGTCCGTCTGAACATTCCGCTGGATGCTTCGCGGCCGGTGCTGATCGCACTTGGCAGCATCAGTGATCCTGAATCCTCGCGCACCTATATGGACCGCCGGGAGACGGCGCTTGCGGTCAAGTTCCTGTCGGAGAAGCTGCTGAAGGAGCGGACGGTCAGCCTTGGGGTGATCGACCGGTACGGTGACCTGATCTGGCTGATTCAGCCGGGCGGGACGGGAGAGGCTTCGCAGCCGGAAGATTTGGAGCAGATAATTAAATTTCTGGAAGGCACCTTCGAGCTGATTCAGCAGTCGTGCAGGGAATCGCTGGAGGTCGGGATGGCCATCACGCTCAGTGCGGAGGAGTGTACCTGGTCCAGGCTTCAGGTAGTATACGATAAAGCGAGGCAGGTTCAGCATTACCGGGCAGGAGACGGAGAGCGGATGGTGCAGAAGGTGCAGCTGAATGAAGCGGCGGCGCCGGATACCGTGCGTGACCGGTTCATGCAGGGCAAGGTGGAGACGCTGGCTGCGCATCTGGAGGCGGGCCGGAAGGAGGAATTCCTCCGGCTGTTTGGGGAGATGGCTGAACCGGCGGGGCAGGAATGCGCGCGGGGCAACCCTTATTTGACTGAGCTGTATTACACCATTGCTCTGATGCTCATGTCGTATACCAACAGATGGGAAGCGGACCAGGAGATCGGGGCAAGCGGGCTGATGCAGCTGGAGGTCCACCGGACATGGGGAGAAGCCTTCCGCTATCTGGAGGACACCGCCGGGAATCTGTTCTCTGTCCGCAGGAGCGGCGAGCAGAAGCGGGCGGCGGGTGTTATCGACCGGATCTGCCTATATATAGAAGAGAATCTCGACCAGGACCTGTCGCTGGTCCGTCTGGCCGATCTGATCCACTTCAATCCCTCCTATCTGTCCCGCCTGTTCAAGCAGGAACGGGGAATCAATCTGTCCGAGTATATCGAGGAGCTGCGCGTCCGCCAGGCCAAGGAGCTGCTGCGCAGAGGGGAGCTGAAGGTCGCCGAGGTCGGCTCGCGGATCGGCTACGTCACCCCGCAATCCTTCACGCGGGTCTTCAAAAAGTGGACCGGAACCACGCCGCAGGAATACCGTGCGGATGTGGTTAGCGGGTAAATGGATAGGATATAAGAAAATCGCTCCTTCGGGATGGATGGCGTTGCCTCCATTCGTCCGGGGGAGCGATTGTTCGTTGGGGGGAGTAAATGAAAGGGATAAATCCCATTAATGCAGCCAAAAGTGGGCTGGACGGGGAAATGAAAGGGATAAATCCCTTTGGTGCAGCCAAAAGTGGGCTGGACGGAGAAATGAGAGGGATAAATCCCTTTGGTGCAGCCAAAAGTGGGCTGAATGGGGAAATGAAAGGGATAGTATTAGAGTAACGAGGAGCAGAAGTGCACCTGATATCAGCAGAAGTTGGCTAAATGAGCGAATCAGGTGCAGAAGTGCACCAGATATCAGCAGAAGTTGGCTAAATGAGCGAATCAGGTGCACAAGTGCACCAGATATCAGCAGAAGTCGGCTAAATGAGTAAATCAGGTGCAGAAGTGCACCAGATATCAGCAGAAGTCGGCTAAATGAGTAAATCAGGTGCAGAAGTGCACCAGATATCAGCAGAAGCCGACTAAATGAGCGAATCAGGAGCACAAGTGCACCTGATATCAGCAGAAGTTGGCTAAATTTAGTTAGTTTCTTTTACAAGTAAATCCGGTAATTCCCGCTCAGCGCCAGCATGGTGAAGAAGTATAGACAGTTGTCGTAATACCGCCGTTCTCCGGTGCGCAGCGGGGTGTCCCAGAATAGCTTGACGAAATGACCGGCATCGGGGCCATCGGCGGCAAGCGAGGCCATGGCCAGCGTGGATAGCAGGCCGACCGGATGCAGGGACAGCTCGTCAAACGGCTGACCGTCAATGGTATACCGCCGGTAATCAGCCGGATCGATATCGCGGAAGAAAGCCTGAATGCGGTTAGACTGCTCTACCTGCCAAGGATCGCAGCGGAACCATTCATAATCCAGCCCGATGTTGGCGGCGACCCGGTAAGCATCACTGAAAAAGTGGCGGAAATCGCCATGCGGTTGAGGGTCCGCCGGAGTTCCGTCATAGTTGGCGTATTCCGGCGACAGCCCGGTAACCGGGTGGCAGGCCAGGTGTAGGTAATCCCGACTCTTGGCAGCCGCATCCTTCCAGAACGCCCGGTCTGCTTCATCCGCTTCCAGCGCAAACAAATCATAGAAATGCGGCAAATGATAGGAGGGATCGCTGAACGGAGTCTCCGGGATGAACTTGATCAGCCGGGTCGCCGGGTCCCACATCGGATCGCCTTCCCCGTCTTCTCCCTTGTGCACACAAGCGCGGAGAATAATTCTGGCCTGCTCGGAATAATTGAACGGCGCGGCCCCGTCACCCCAGCGGCGGGAAGCGAAGAACAGTGCCATCGCGAAGAACTCCTCTCCATCCGGCGCGGGGCCGGGAGACAGCCGTGTACCATCCAGTTTACAATGCCAGGCGAAATAATCCTTGTAACGGCCCTCCGTATGCTGCATGAATACCTTGGCGAAATTCCAGAGCCGGTCGAACTCCTCCTTTTTATCCATCTGAACCGCCATCATCATCCCGTAGGACATGCCCTCTGTGCGCACATCGGTATTACCTGTATCTACGATATAACCCTTATCATCATCCATAGTATGATAGAGCCGGACATCAGGGGCGCCGTAGAACATTTCGTTCCAGGTATCTTCCAGCCGCTGCTGAATGGCCTCCGGACGCAGTCCATTCTCAAGAAACAGATTTCTGTACTCTCCTGTGTAAAAAGACCCCTCTGTAGTATTCATCATAACATCCTCCAGGTGAATTTTATTTGGCCCAAGTATACCATAAGCGGCAGTATAGAGATTAAAGCGTTTTCCAGATATTTTATAGACGATTCCGGCTCCAGCCCATAATCTAAGGATAGATCAAGCTTAGGTGTCTATATGTCATGGACTTCACGCCAAAAGCTTCTCTATACTGATAGGGACATGCTGCAAGATGAATAACAAGGTAAGGGTGATAGAGCTATGAATGAGGTTGCAGAGCTAATGAAGCTTACAGTCTACACGCGCATACCGAACCAGGATTACACTGGGTCTCTCGCCAACAGTGTTCATATGGCCTGTACAGATGACCCTAACGAATTTCAGCCGCTGAACCGGAACTATGGCCTATTATTTGCCGTGGCCACCGTGGATGAGAAGAATGTGATTCATGAAAAAGGACTCAAAAACCCCTATCTGTTCCGCACACAGGATGGTGCTTTCGGGATGATTGCGGTAAGGATTGACGCCTCGGGGGAGGATGACGGGGAGAGCAGGGGGCAGATTCTGCTGTGGACCTCGCCGGATCTGGTGACCTTCGATGCTCAGCGGCTTGTCCGGCTAGACCATGAACGGTATGTAAAAGAAGCCGTCTGCGCACTGGACAGCACTGGCGGGTATGAGATCCGCTGGAAGGACAACGACGGCAACTATTATGTGAACCGGCTGGCTGACCTGCGGAAGCCGGAAGGGATCTCGCCGCCGGAGCCTGCGGAAGCCTTCACCGCAGAGCGGCCCGCCCAGCCGCTGCCCGGAACCCGTCCGGGGAATGTGCTGACCGTGGATGGCCCCACCGGCCGCAAGGTCCAGGCGGCCTGGATCCCGGTGCATAACACCGGTATTCGCGTGGCGGAGCAGGTCAGTGTCCACTCCGCCGCCGAATTGGCAAAGGTCAGAGCCACAGCGCTATATTCGGACGGCTCCACTGCCGATAAGCGGGTGGACTGGGATACCGCAGGGATTGATTTCACCTTGCCAGGAACTCATACCATACATGGCAAAGTGGTCACTTACGACTTGCCGTTCCCGTTAGCAAGCGGCTATGCAGACCCTGTAATTCTCCCCTGGAACGGCAGGTATTACTTCCTGGCTACCAATGACAATGTCAATAATATCGGCATCTATGTCCGCGTGGCAGATACTTTACAGGACTTATTCGCTCCGGGCTTCCAGGAAGCCGTTATACTGGACCTGAATGAGGAGCTGAACTTCATCCAGACCTTCTGGGCACCGGAATTCCATGTCATCGGCGGGGAGCTGTACATCCTGTTCGCTGTTGGCGGCAAGGTATGGGGACCGCAATGCCATCTGATGAAGCTGAACCCCGGCGGAGATATTATGAAGGCCGGAGATTGGAGCACGCCGGTCCGGGTGAAGCGGATGGACGGCACTCCTTTGGCCGCAGACGGCATTACGCTGGATATGACTTATTTCAAGGTAGACAACACCTCATGTGTTGTCTGGTCTTACCGCAAAGGAATCGGAACGCCGCTGGATACCGGCTCCATGCTGTATATCGCCACTGTAGATGAAGCGAACCCGGCGGTATTAACCAGTGAGCCGGTGCTGCTGTCGCGTCCGCTGCTCGGCTGGGAGAATGTTCAGGGCACCATCAACAACGAAGGCCCGTATCCGCTCCTGACGGAAGATACCGTGTATATTGCCTATTCCGGCGGGGCGGCAACAGGGTATACCTATGCGGTAGGCTGGTTAAGCATTCCACGGGGCGGCGATGTTCTGGATGCCGGTGCCTGGAGCAAGGCGGCTACGCCAGCACTTTCTTATTATTCGCTGGATGGGGTGTACGGCCCGGGGCATAATTCCTTTTTCCGGGATACAGACGGTACTATGCTAGTTCTCTACCACGGGGAAGAGCAGTTGGTGAAGCATGGAACGAGATGCTCGGCGATCCACAGAGTCCATTACAACAGTAACGGCGTACCCTTGCTCGATGTGGCCGGGGATAGAGATGTACACCCGGATTACGCCGAGTGCACGATACAGGTGACTGTGCTTGCTTAGCCGGGCACCTCTTACAACGACAATCTATATAACAAATGGAGGATGTTAGAATGACACAACAACAAGGATTTAACCCCTATCTGCCTTCCTGGGAGTATGTGCCGGATGCGGAGCCTTATGTTTTTGAAGGAAGAGTATATGTCTATGGCTCACATGACCGGTTCAACGGCCACGCTTTCTGTCTGAACGACTATGTCTGCTGGTCAGCGCCGGAGGACAATCTGGGCGATTGGCAGTATGAAGGGGTGATCTACCGGACGACAGATGATCCGCTCAACCCGGAAGGCAGCATGTGTCTCTATGCACCGGATGTGACGCAGGGACCGGACGGGCGCTACTATCTCTACTATGTACTGGACAAGGTTCCTGTCGTATCGGTAGCGGTCTGCGATAAGCCGGGCGGCAAATACGAATTCTACGGCTATGTCACCTATAAGGACGGCACGCGTCTGGGCGAACGGGAGGGTGATGAGCCGCAGTTTGACCCGGGGGTATTAACCGAAGGAGACACCACTTACCTGTATACCGGCTTCTGCGGATACGGCGACAAGTCCAGACACGGCGCGATGGCTACCGTACTGGGTCCTGATATGCTTACGATTATTGAAGAGCCTGTGTTCGTTGCACCGAGCCAGCCTTACAGCCAGGGGACCGGCTTCGAGGGCTATGAGTTCTTCGAGGCCCCTTCCATCCGCAAAAGAGGGGATATCTACTACCTGATCTACTCCTCCATCTCCATGCATGAGCTGTGTTATGCCACCAGCAGTCATCCCACCCGGGATTTCGTATATCAGGGAGTCATTGTGAGCAACTGTGATCTGCATATCGATACGTATAAGCCTGCGGACCAGACGATGTATTACGGCGGCAATAACCACGGCAGCATCGTGGAGGTTAATGGAGCGTGGTATATCTTCTATCACCGGCATACCAACGGGACCGCGTTCTCGCGCCAGGGCTGCATCGAGCCGATTACGTTCCGTGAAGACGGCACCATCCCGCAGGTGGAGATTACAACCTCAGGCCCGAACGGCGGCCCGCTGGAGGGACGCGGAGAATATCCGGCCTACCTGGCCTGTCATTTGTTCACCAAGGATCAGGAGATGTATACCGGAGGGTTTGGCAAGATGGGTGCCTGGATGGACAGCCGGTTCCCGAAGATTACCCAGGACGGCAGAGACGGCGAAGAAGAGGTTGGCTATATTGCCAATATGACGGAGTCGGCGACTGCGGGGTTCAAGTATTTTGACTGCAAGGGGGTTAGCCGGGTCTCCATCAAGGTGCGGGGATATTGCCATGGGGAGTTCCAGGTGAAGACTGCTTGGGACGGGCCTGCGCTTGCTTCTATTCCGGTAGGCTTCACTAATGTCTGGAAAGAATATGCTGCGGAAGTGGCGATTCCAGACGGCGTGCAGGCCTTGTATTTCACGTATACCGGAGGCGGCGGCGCGCAGTTTGCATCATTTACGCTGGAGTAGACCGGAGGCATTCAGACCGGGCATGACACAGACAGCAGGACCAGGGAGCGTGTTCCCGGTGCTGCTGTTTTGTCGTTCACATCGTGGAGCGTATACTCTGAGCCCGCAGCTACACGCCGGAAGAATACCGGGCCTTGTACTCTGATGGGGGCATGTTCATATAATGCTTGAACCATTTGGAGAAATAGCTGACATGCTGGTAGCCTGACTCCAGCGCAGCCTCCAGCACATTGTATGATCCGCTGCGGAGCAGACTGGCCGCCTGGCTGATGCGGATATAATTCAGATACTCCATCGGTCGCATCCCGGTCTGAGCCTTGAAAAACTTGCAGAAATGCGAGCGGCTAAGCGATACAACGGAGGCAAGCTGATCCAGCTCCAGCCGGTCGCGGGAATGTGCCTCCATATAGCTCAGCACCTCCCGGATCTGCCGGTTATATTCCCGGCCGTGCCGGGTCTCCGCCGCCGGGTTCAGCCCGGTCAGCCCGTATTGATAGCTGTCTGCGATGAACAGCAGTAAGAGCGCCTTCAGACTCATTTCGTATGCCCCGGACTTACGCTCATAGCGGCTTAGCAGCTCCCTGATCAGCTGAAGCAAGGGGGAGTGGGCGGCATCTGCAGCAGATAACAGAGCGGGAAGCCGGACCTTCCCTTGCAGGACGGGGTCCAGGAACAGCTCCTGCACCCTGTCGGGCTGAGGCGAAGACAGCCAGGAGCCTTTGAACACGATGGAATAATAACAGGTGCCGCCCATGGCGGTGTCCATGCCTGAATGAAGCTCGCCGGGATGAACAATCAGGGCATCTCCTGCTTGAATGGCGAACTCGCGGCTCTCAATATAGAAGGTAGCGCGGCCTTCCGCCAGATAGATTATCTCCATCTCGTTATGCCAGTGCACGGGAAGAATGGAATGCACGCGGGCCTGATGCTCCACCCGGTAGATATGCAGCGGGAATTCCGGC is part of the Paenibacillus sp. FSL M7-0420 genome and harbors:
- a CDS encoding family 43 glycosylhydrolase, which encodes MTQQQGFNPYLPSWEYVPDAEPYVFEGRVYVYGSHDRFNGHAFCLNDYVCWSAPEDNLGDWQYEGVIYRTTDDPLNPEGSMCLYAPDVTQGPDGRYYLYYVLDKVPVVSVAVCDKPGGKYEFYGYVTYKDGTRLGEREGDEPQFDPGVLTEGDTTYLYTGFCGYGDKSRHGAMATVLGPDMLTIIEEPVFVAPSQPYSQGTGFEGYEFFEAPSIRKRGDIYYLIYSSISMHELCYATSSHPTRDFVYQGVIVSNCDLHIDTYKPADQTMYYGGNNHGSIVEVNGAWYIFYHRHTNGTAFSRQGCIEPITFREDGTIPQVEITTSGPNGGPLEGRGEYPAYLACHLFTKDQEMYTGGFGKMGAWMDSRFPKITQDGRDGEEEVGYIANMTESATAGFKYFDCKGVSRVSIKVRGYCHGEFQVKTAWDGPALASIPVGFTNVWKEYAAEVAIPDGVQALYFTYTGGGGAQFASFTLE
- a CDS encoding helix-turn-helix transcriptional regulator: MYEHRYRENKLHGQPEFPLHIYRVEHQARVHSILPVHWHNEMEIIYLAEGRATFYIESREFAIQAGDALIVHPGELHSGMDTAMGGTCYYSIVFKGSWLSSPQPDRVQELFLDPVLQGKVRLPALLSAADAAHSPLLQLIRELLSRYERKSGAYEMSLKALLLLFIADSYQYGLTGLNPAAETRHGREYNRQIREVLSYMEAHSRDRLELDQLASVVSLSRSHFCKFFKAQTGMRPMEYLNYIRISQAASLLRSGSYNVLEAALESGYQHVSYFSKWFKHYMNMPPSEYKARYSSGV
- a CDS encoding family 43 glycosylhydrolase, with protein sequence MNEVAELMKLTVYTRIPNQDYTGSLANSVHMACTDDPNEFQPLNRNYGLLFAVATVDEKNVIHEKGLKNPYLFRTQDGAFGMIAVRIDASGEDDGESRGQILLWTSPDLVTFDAQRLVRLDHERYVKEAVCALDSTGGYEIRWKDNDGNYYVNRLADLRKPEGISPPEPAEAFTAERPAQPLPGTRPGNVLTVDGPTGRKVQAAWIPVHNTGIRVAEQVSVHSAAELAKVRATALYSDGSTADKRVDWDTAGIDFTLPGTHTIHGKVVTYDLPFPLASGYADPVILPWNGRYYFLATNDNVNNIGIYVRVADTLQDLFAPGFQEAVILDLNEELNFIQTFWAPEFHVIGGELYILFAVGGKVWGPQCHLMKLNPGGDIMKAGDWSTPVRVKRMDGTPLAADGITLDMTYFKVDNTSCVVWSYRKGIGTPLDTGSMLYIATVDEANPAVLTSEPVLLSRPLLGWENVQGTINNEGPYPLLTEDTVYIAYSGGAATGYTYAVGWLSIPRGGDVLDAGAWSKAATPALSYYSLDGVYGPGHNSFFRDTDGTMLVLYHGEEQLVKHGTRCSAIHRVHYNSNGVPLLDVAGDRDVHPDYAECTIQVTVLA